In Ancylomarina subtilis, the genomic stretch GTTCGATGCCTTTTACTTTTTCAAGAGCCTGGATTAAATCGAAAAAAGTCTCATTCGTGCTTTGTCCAAAATCCCCAATATTCACACCCGTAAGAATGATTTCTTTAGCCCCCTGTGCGGCAACTTTTTCAGCTTCAATTACTGTGTCTGCAATGCTCATATTACGGCTTCCACCACGTGCAAATGGAATGGTACAGTATGTGCAGAAGTAATTGCATCCATCCTGAATTTTTAAGAAACAACGCGTTCGGTCTCCCATAGAGTAGGATGCCTGAAAATCTTTAACCGATTCAACTTCGCAAGGGTGCATTTCACCTGTCCCTTTTTTTTCAAGATGGTCGATGTATTTGTGGATGTTAAATTTTTCGTTCGTCCCTAAAACCAAGTCAACTCCGGGAATTTGTGAAATTTCCTGAGGTTTAAGCTGAGCATAACAGCCAATCACAACAACAAAAGCATTGGGATTTGTCTTGATGATTTTTTTTATGGCTTGTCGACATTTTTTGTCAGCCTGATCGGTAACAGAACAGGTATTGATGACATAAATATCAGCTTTCTCAGTTGTCTTAACAGTTTCGAAACCCATTTCTTTGAATGAGCGACCGATGGTTGAAGTTTCTGAAAAATTTAATTTGCAACCTAATGTGTAAAAAGCGACTTTCTTCCCTTGCAACATGTTTTCTTCTCCTTTGCTGATAAAATTAGATGTGAGTTTTAAAGTGCGAAGTCCAATAAATGAGAATTGGAATTGCATTTTTTGACTCGGATGATTGTCTCAATCCCAGTCGAATCATATTGATAGTCAGGAGATGAGAAGCGATTTTATAAATAAAATGAACTACCTCAAAATATGAAATAGTTCATTGTTTATGAATCGGTTGCAAAATTAGAAAAAAGAATCTACTATGCCATAACTTTTGGACTAGAGTACTCTTGGTAAAGTTGATGTATAATGCCATCGGAAACTCCAATTTTTGGAATTTGGATCACATTTGAGTTGGCCCATTCCATAATACTAAGGAAAATGGTTGCGGCAGGAATAATAACATCGGCCCGATCGGGATTCATATCGTAATTAATCATCAGATCGTCGTAAGACATGCTGCTGAATAAGGAGTGAATTTCCTGCAGCTCATGATAGCTAAGCACACGTTCCTTTCTGGGGCTGGCATATTTGAATATTTTATTGATGTTACCGCCGGAACCAATCAGTTCGATATTATCTTTTGCTGAACAAATATCAAGTAAACATTCTTTTATGCGAATGAATTCGTTAAGAGGAACACAGTTTTTTAGAATTTTAATGGTCCCAACATCAAAAGAACATGAGAAATGAGCAATTCCACCTGAAAAAAGGGTAATTTCAGTACTACCACCCCCCACATCAACATAAAGGTAATTTTTTGCGGGATCGATAATTGAAGAGAGATTGTTGGAAAAAATGATACTGGCTTCTTCTTTTCCGGATATTAAATCAATATCAATATCGGCTTCTTTTTTTATTTTTTGAATGAGTTGCATGCCGTTGTTGGCTTCTCTCATTGCTGAGGTGGCACAGGCACGATAGGCAACGACTTCATGAACATTCATTAGTTTACGGAATGCAATCATGGCTTCAACCATTTTTTTTTCTTTCTCAGGAGAAATGTTTTTGTGCATAAACGTATCGGCACCTAAACGAATAGGCACCCTAATGAGTGAAGATTTTTTCATGTATGACTCACCATTCTTCTCAATAACATTCGTGAATAACAAACGGATGGCATTGGAACCAATATCTATGGCGGCAAATTTTAAAATCTTCATAAGGCTAAAGCTTAAGAAACAGTTTAAAACCATAGTTTTAAACTGTTTCGGTTTGCCTAATCAAATTAAAGTTTTTTTTTAAATTATCCAATATTAATTTGTTAGAGTAATTTACTCGCCAATTCAGCCAGATAACTGCGTTCTCCTTTTATCAGATTGATGTGTGCAAAAATCTCCTGATCTTTCATCTTGTCTGAAAGATAAGCGAGGCCATTTGATTTTTTATCCAGATAAGGGGAATCAATTTGTTCAATATCACCCGTGAATATCATTTTAGTTCCTTCACCAGCACGTGTTATAATTGTTTTAATTTCATGGGGGGTTAAATTCTGAGCTTCATCAACAATGAAGAATGCATTCGATAGGCTTCGACCTCTGATGTAAGCCAGGGGTGTGATTTGCAGTTTTTCCTCTTTCAGTAATTCGTCTATATAGAGGTATTGTTTGCTATGCGCATTAAACTTTTTCTTAATCACAGCTAAATTGTCGAAAAGAGGCTGCATGTATGGGCTGATTTTTTCTTTTGCATCGCCAGGGAGATAACCCAGGTCTTTGTTGGCAAGTGCCACAATCGGTCGTGCTAAATAAATCTGATCAAATTGTTCTGATTGTTGGAGGGCAGATGCTAAAGCCAATAAGGTTTTTCCTGTCCCTGCTGTTCCTGTTAAAGCGACTAAGTTAATGCTAGGATCAAGCAGTGCATCAAATGAAAATGTTTGTTCAGCATTACGAGGATAAATGCCATAAGCACTCGGTTTTTCAACTCGGGTAATTTTTTTATCAACCGGATTGAAATGTGCTAAAGCGCTTGTGCTATTATTTTTTAAAATAAAGTAACGATGCCCTGTAAGTTCAAAATCTAAATTTAAATCCGATTCTGTAAGTCCATCCTCGCCTTGATAGAGTTCCGCAATTTTCTCGGAAGAAAAATCATCCAGGGTTTGTATACCCAAACTCATCATATTGTCGATATCTTTAACCTGATCATTTTTAAAATCTTCGGACATTATGCCTAAAGATTTAGCTTTCATTCTCAGATTGATATCCTTGGAAACAAGTATGGTTATTCGATCCGGATTTTCATTTTTAACGAATTCTGCAATAGCTAATATTCTGTGATCCGGGATGTTTTCGTGGAAAGAAACCTTCATTTTAGCGGAGAATTCTTTACCCGTTTCAATAAATAATCTGCCTCGTCCATTTCCCAGGGCTACACCATCACTAAAAAGAAGATCGCCAGAGAGCTTATCGAGTTCGCGGGTAAACTCGCGAGCATGGAAATTGATTAAATCGTTTCCTCTTTTAAATTTATCCAGTTCTTCGAGAACTGTAATGGGAATCAGAACATCGTGTTCGTCAAATTTAAATATTGAATTAAAATCGTGAAGAATAACATTGGTGTCTAATACAAAAATCTTTTTTTCGGTGGTCATAAGCGCGGGTATTAGAGGGTTAGTATATCGATCAATCGTTTCATATAAAAAGAAGCTTTTCTGAAACAATTACATCGTTTAGCATACTGATATTTCTAGAAAATATCCTGTTAAGTATTACTAATGAAATTAACAAAAAAGGGAGGAAAATCAAGCTGAGATCCTATTTTTTAGTAATTTTTTTTTTGCTTTGCAAAGCGAAAAAATGGTGAATTATGAACTATCAGGAAACTATCAGCTACTTATTCAATCAGTTACCTATGTTTCAACGAACAGGGAAGGCTGCTTATAAGGCAAATTTAGATACAACTTTAGCTTTGGATGCGTATTTTGAACACCCGCATCAGCAATTTAAATGCATTCATGTAGCAGGGACAAATGGGAAAGGGTCTGTATCTCATACTTTAGCTTCTGTTTTGCAATCTGCGGGTTATAAAGTTGGTTTGTACACTTCACCTCATTTGCGTGATTTTCGTGAGCGGGTGAAAATCAATGGCGAGATGATTTCCGAAGAAGCGGTTGTCGATTTTGTGGCTTCACACAAAAAAAAGTTTGAAGAACTGTCACCTTCATTTTTTGAAATGACGGTTGCTTTGGCCTTCGATTATTTTGCCAAAGAGAAAGTTGATATCGCCGTTGTGGAAGTTGGTTTGGGTGGTCGTTTGGATTCGACTAATATTATTGATCCCTTGTTGAGTGTCATTACCAATATCAGCTTTGATCATACCAGTTTATTGGGAAATACGATTCCAGTTATTGCCGGAGAGAAAGCGGGGATTATTAAAACGAATACCCCGGTTATTATTGGTGAGAAACACAATCAGTCTCAACCAGTTTTTATTGAAACGGCTAAACAGCAATCAGCTCCAATTCTATTTGCCGAAGATGAATTTGAATTGCTGAATACCGAATTACAAGAGAATTATCGTCATTTAAAGTTTAAAGACTTAATGTCTGGAGAATTGATTTCGTTGGAGTCGGATTTGTTGGGAATTTATCAGGTTAAGAATATCAGAACTGCTCTTGTTGCTCTTAAGATGATGAATGAGATAGGTTTTAACCTATCAGATCAAATTATTAAAGACGGAATTTCTAAGATCGTTGCGCAGACCTCGCTTATGGGGCGTTGGCAACGTTTGGGATATAATCCTGGAATTATTTGCGACACTGGGCATAATGTTGCAGGAATTTCTGAGATATTGAAGCAGCTTAACTCTCTAAGATTTGAAAAGTTGCATATGGTAATTGGCATGGTAGACGATAAGGATATCAATGAAGTCTTGAATTTATTGCCCAAAAAAGCGACTTATTATTTTACAAAGGCCTCTATACCCAGAGCTTTGAATGAGGAAATATTAAAAGAGAAAGCAGATAAATTTCAATTAATAGGCAAGACTTATACGAATGTCTCAGATGCACTTAATGCAGCCAAGCTTGTGGCTAAAAGTGATGACTTGATCTTTGTTGGGGGGAGTACATTTGTTGTTGCTGAGGTTGTTTAGCTTTGGTCTTGTAGTTCCCTGTTATTGTAAATGGGGTATAAGTTATTGGAAATGAATATAAATAGTGAGCTCTGCGTTTTTTGTATGGGCTGCATTTTTATATGGAATAGATATGTAATAGTCTAGATATCTGATAATTTCACTGTGTTTGAAGTGTTGTTTTTTCGTGTTGAGTGTTAAAATTTAATTTGTACTGAGACTAAATTAATGTAGATTTTTTTCTTTAATAAAAAAACACTTATTTTTGCTTAGTGAGGTAGTTTTAGAAATAGCACATCTTACTCTCATACAATTAGTATTTTTCTACTTTAATACGACCCGTTTTTGTTAACGGATGATTCGTGTTAAATTTTTGCAGATTGTTCGTAATCTGTTGAATGTTATCTCTAACCTAAGATGTATTAAAGAAATAGCTATGGTTCATAATTCTAAAAAAGTAATTTCTGCAGTTCCTGAGCCTTCTTTACGAAGAATGCCTGCCTATTTATCCTTTTCAGAAGGTTTGTTGAAAAAAGGTCAAGAGTTCGTTTCTTCGACTCAGATTGCCAATTATATGAATATTGATCCAACTCAGGTAACCAAAGACCTGTCTTATACTTCGATTGTAGGTAAAACCCGGGTGGGGTATGAAGTCAAAGCGATGGTTGAGATTTTATCTAACTTTTTGGGCTTTACAGTTCTTGATCAGGCATTTCTTGTTG encodes the following:
- the mtaB gene encoding tRNA (N(6)-L-threonylcarbamoyladenosine(37)-C(2))-methylthiotransferase MtaB, whose amino-acid sequence is MQFQFSFIGLRTLKLTSNFISKGEENMLQGKKVAFYTLGCKLNFSETSTIGRSFKEMGFETVKTTEKADIYVINTCSVTDQADKKCRQAIKKIIKTNPNAFVVVIGCYAQLKPQEISQIPGVDLVLGTNEKFNIHKYIDHLEKKGTGEMHPCEVESVKDFQASYSMGDRTRCFLKIQDGCNYFCTYCTIPFARGGSRNMSIADTVIEAEKVAAQGAKEIILTGVNIGDFGQSTNETFFDLIQALEKVKGIERYRISSIEPNLLSNEIIEFVAQSEKFVNHFHIPLQAGSNHVLKLMKRRYNRELFAQRITKIKELTPDAFIGVDVIAGSRGEREIDFVDAYNFINELPISQLHVFPYSERQGTKALEIIEVVSPEDKKKRAKMLQILSEKKLRAFYQSFLGTNAKVLFEDHNSNGMMFGFTENYIKVEIEYNPNLSNKIAEVRLLEINDNGNVKVKLIDEKSYKFKLA
- a CDS encoding phosphatase, with amino-acid sequence MKILKFAAIDIGSNAIRLLFTNVIEKNGESYMKKSSLIRVPIRLGADTFMHKNISPEKEKKMVEAMIAFRKLMNVHEVVAYRACATSAMREANNGMQLIQKIKKEADIDIDLISGKEEASIIFSNNLSSIIDPAKNYLYVDVGGGSTEITLFSGGIAHFSCSFDVGTIKILKNCVPLNEFIRIKECLLDICSAKDNIELIGSGGNINKIFKYASPRKERVLSYHELQEIHSLFSSMSYDDLMINYDMNPDRADVIIPAATIFLSIMEWANSNVIQIPKIGVSDGIIHQLYQEYSSPKVMA
- a CDS encoding PhoH family protein, translating into MTTEKKIFVLDTNVILHDFNSIFKFDEHDVLIPITVLEELDKFKRGNDLINFHAREFTRELDKLSGDLLFSDGVALGNGRGRLFIETGKEFSAKMKVSFHENIPDHRILAIAEFVKNENPDRITILVSKDINLRMKAKSLGIMSEDFKNDQVKDIDNMMSLGIQTLDDFSSEKIAELYQGEDGLTESDLNLDFELTGHRYFILKNNSTSALAHFNPVDKKITRVEKPSAYGIYPRNAEQTFSFDALLDPSINLVALTGTAGTGKTLLALASALQQSEQFDQIYLARPIVALANKDLGYLPGDAKEKISPYMQPLFDNLAVIKKKFNAHSKQYLYIDELLKEEKLQITPLAYIRGRSLSNAFFIVDEAQNLTPHEIKTIITRAGEGTKMIFTGDIEQIDSPYLDKKSNGLAYLSDKMKDQEIFAHINLIKGERSYLAELASKLL
- a CDS encoding bifunctional folylpolyglutamate synthase/dihydrofolate synthase, with translation MNYQETISYLFNQLPMFQRTGKAAYKANLDTTLALDAYFEHPHQQFKCIHVAGTNGKGSVSHTLASVLQSAGYKVGLYTSPHLRDFRERVKINGEMISEEAVVDFVASHKKKFEELSPSFFEMTVALAFDYFAKEKVDIAVVEVGLGGRLDSTNIIDPLLSVITNISFDHTSLLGNTIPVIAGEKAGIIKTNTPVIIGEKHNQSQPVFIETAKQQSAPILFAEDEFELLNTELQENYRHLKFKDLMSGELISLESDLLGIYQVKNIRTALVALKMMNEIGFNLSDQIIKDGISKIVAQTSLMGRWQRLGYNPGIICDTGHNVAGISEILKQLNSLRFEKLHMVIGMVDDKDINEVLNLLPKKATYYFTKASIPRALNEEILKEKADKFQLIGKTYTNVSDALNAAKLVAKSDDLIFVGGSTFVVAEVV